A genome region from Bacteroides stercoris ATCC 43183 includes the following:
- a CDS encoding C-GCAxxG-C-C family protein — translation MTMKDRVEKAVELFKSGYNCSQSVVAAFADMYGFTQEQALRMSASFGGGIGRMRQTCGAACGMFLLAGLEKGAVDGKDREGKAANYALVQQLAEEFRKRNGSMICAELLGLKKPEGSSTPEARTEQYYAKRPCAKMVEEAAAIWAEYLEKQQK, via the coding sequence ATGACGATGAAAGACAGAGTGGAAAAAGCCGTTGAACTGTTCAAGAGCGGCTATAATTGTTCGCAGTCCGTCGTGGCTGCCTTTGCAGATATGTATGGTTTTACGCAGGAACAGGCGTTGCGCATGTCCGCCTCGTTTGGCGGCGGCATCGGACGGATGCGCCAGACGTGCGGCGCCGCCTGCGGCATGTTCCTGCTGGCGGGACTGGAGAAAGGTGCCGTAGACGGCAAAGACCGTGAGGGCAAAGCCGCCAACTATGCGCTGGTGCAGCAGCTTGCCGAGGAATTCAGGAAACGCAACGGCTCGATGATTTGCGCCGAACTGTTGGGACTGAAGAAGCCCGAAGGCTCTTCCACCCCCGAAGCCCGCACGGAGCAGTATTACGCCAAGCGTCCCTGCGCCAAAATGGTGGAAGAGGCGGCGGCAATATGGGCGGAGTATCTGGAAAAACAGCAGAAATAG
- a CDS encoding nucleobase:cation symporter-2 family protein, translating to MEKQQGNGLIYGLNDKPPFKEAFFAALQHLLAIFVAIITPPLIIAGALKLDAETTGYLVSMALFASGISTFIQCRRFGGLGTGLLCIQGTSFSFIGPIISAGMLGGLPLIFGSCMAASSVEMLISRVLKYTKKIITPLISGIVVTLIGMSLIKVGITACGGGATAQADGSFGSFRHVGLAAAVLLLIIAFNRSSNRYLRMSSIVIGLVIGYIAAWFMGIIDFSSIQSYGGFNLPMPFRYGLDFDLSTIIALGLIFMITAIEAYGDITANSLISGEPVEGDTFVKRASGGILADGFNSMLAGALNSFPNSVFAQNNGMIQLTGVASRYVGYYIAAFLVLLGLFPAVGLVFSLMPEPVLGGATLLMFGTVAAAGIRIIAAQEINRKATLVMAVSFSLGLSVELVPEILCQLPETLRNIFASGITTGGITAILANLLIHIKE from the coding sequence ATGGAAAAACAACAGGGAAACGGACTGATTTACGGCTTGAACGACAAGCCGCCTTTTAAGGAAGCTTTCTTCGCTGCGCTGCAACATCTGCTCGCCATATTCGTAGCCATCATCACCCCGCCGCTCATCATTGCGGGCGCATTGAAGCTCGATGCGGAAACTACCGGCTATCTGGTTTCGATGGCGCTGTTCGCATCCGGCATATCCACGTTTATCCAATGCCGCAGGTTCGGCGGACTGGGCACGGGGCTGCTCTGCATCCAGGGAACCAGCTTTTCGTTCATAGGTCCCATCATCTCTGCCGGAATGCTGGGCGGGCTTCCCCTGATTTTCGGTTCCTGCATGGCGGCTTCAAGCGTGGAGATGCTGATAAGCCGGGTGTTGAAATACACAAAGAAGATTATCACGCCGCTGATATCCGGCATCGTAGTCACCCTCATCGGAATGAGCCTGATAAAGGTAGGAATCACAGCCTGCGGCGGCGGAGCCACGGCACAGGCGGACGGCAGCTTCGGCAGTTTCCGCCATGTGGGCCTTGCGGCGGCGGTACTGCTGCTTATCATCGCCTTCAACCGGAGTTCCAACCGCTACCTGCGCATGAGTTCCATCGTCATCGGACTGGTGATAGGCTACATCGCAGCCTGGTTCATGGGCATCATCGACTTCTCCTCGATACAAAGCTACGGCGGCTTCAACCTGCCGATGCCTTTCCGCTACGGACTGGACTTCGACCTGTCCACCATCATCGCCCTGGGACTTATTTTCATGATTACCGCCATCGAGGCATACGGTGACATCACCGCCAACTCCCTTATCTCCGGCGAACCGGTGGAAGGGGATACCTTCGTAAAGCGCGCTTCGGGCGGTATCCTTGCCGACGGCTTCAACTCCATGCTGGCGGGTGCGCTCAACTCCTTCCCCAACTCCGTCTTTGCACAGAACAACGGAATGATACAACTGACCGGAGTTGCCAGCCGGTATGTGGGCTATTACATCGCAGCCTTTCTTGTACTGCTCGGCCTGTTCCCTGCCGTGGGACTGGTATTTTCACTGATGCCCGAACCCGTATTGGGCGGCGCTACTCTGCTGATGTTCGGTACGGTGGCGGCGGCAGGCATCCGCATCATTGCAGCGCAGGAAATCAACCGGAAGGCTACCCTTGTCATGGCTGTCAGTTTCTCGCTCGGCCTCAGTGTGGAGCTGGTTCCCGAGATACTGTGCCAACTGCCGGAAACGCTGCGGAACATCTTCGCATCCGGCATCACAACGGGCGGGATAACGGCTATTCTGGCAAATCTGCTGATTCATATCAAGGAGTAA
- the lepA gene encoding translation elongation factor 4, whose amino-acid sequence MKKNIRNFCIIAHIDHGKSTLADRLLEFTNTIQVTEGQMLDDMDLEKERGITIKSHAIQMEYVYKGEKYILNLIDTPGHVDFSYEVSRSIAACEGALLIVDASQGVQAQTISNLYMAIEHDLEIIPVINKCDMASAMPEEVEDEIVELLGCKREEIIRASGKTGMGVEEILEAVVERIPHPEGDEEAPLQALIFDSVFNSFRGIIAYFKIVNGVIRKGDKVKFFNTGKEYDADEIGVLKMDMVPRQELRTGDVGYIISGIKTSREVKVGDTITHIARPCKEAIAGFEEVKPMVFAGVYPIEAEDFEDLRSSLEKLQLNDASLTFQPESSLALGFGFRCGFLGLLHMEIVQERLDREFDMNVITTVPNVSYNIYDKQGHMTEVHNPGSMPDPTLIDRIEEPYIRASVITATDYIGPIMTLCLGKRGELVKQEYISGNRVEIYYDMPLGEIVIDFYDKLKSISKGYASFDYHANGFRPSKLVKLDILLNGEPVDALSTLTHFDNAYELGRRMCEKLKDLIPRQQFDIAIQAAIGAKIISRETIKAVRKDVTAKCYGGDVSRKRKLLEKQKRGKKRMKQIGNVEVPQKAFLAVLKLD is encoded by the coding sequence ATGAAAAAGAATATACGTAACTTTTGTATCATAGCCCATATCGATCATGGCAAATCGACTTTGGCCGACCGCCTGTTGGAGTTCACCAATACCATCCAAGTAACCGAAGGACAGATGCTGGATGATATGGATTTGGAAAAGGAGAGAGGTATCACCATCAAGAGCCATGCCATCCAGATGGAGTATGTGTACAAGGGCGAGAAGTATATCCTGAACCTGATTGACACTCCGGGACACGTGGACTTCTCCTACGAGGTGTCGCGCTCCATCGCCGCCTGCGAGGGCGCACTGCTCATTGTGGATGCTTCGCAGGGCGTGCAGGCGCAGACCATCTCCAACCTTTACATGGCCATCGAGCACGATTTGGAGATTATTCCCGTTATCAACAAATGCGACATGGCAAGCGCCATGCCCGAAGAGGTGGAGGATGAAATCGTGGAACTGCTCGGCTGCAAGCGCGAAGAGATTATCCGCGCCTCCGGCAAGACGGGCATGGGCGTGGAGGAAATCCTTGAGGCGGTAGTCGAGCGCATCCCGCATCCCGAAGGCGATGAGGAAGCGCCTTTGCAGGCACTGATTTTCGACTCCGTATTCAACTCGTTCCGGGGCATCATCGCCTACTTCAAGATTGTGAACGGCGTGATTCGCAAAGGAGACAAAGTGAAGTTCTTCAATACGGGCAAGGAATACGATGCGGACGAAATCGGCGTACTGAAGATGGATATGGTTCCCCGTCAGGAGCTGCGTACGGGCGACGTGGGGTATATCATTTCGGGTATCAAGACTTCCAGGGAAGTGAAGGTGGGCGACACGATTACGCACATAGCCCGTCCGTGCAAGGAGGCGATTGCCGGCTTCGAGGAAGTGAAGCCAATGGTCTTTGCCGGCGTATATCCCATTGAGGCGGAAGACTTCGAGGACCTGCGCTCTTCGCTGGAGAAGTTGCAGTTGAACGACGCCTCGCTGACGTTCCAGCCCGAATCGTCACTGGCGCTGGGCTTCGGTTTCCGTTGCGGATTCTTAGGACTGCTCCACATGGAGATTGTGCAGGAACGCCTGGACCGCGAATTCGATATGAACGTGATTACCACCGTGCCGAACGTGTCGTACAACATCTACGACAAGCAGGGGCACATGACCGAGGTGCACAACCCCGGCAGCATGCCCGACCCCACCCTGATAGACCGCATCGAAGAGCCTTATATCCGCGCCTCGGTGATTACCGCCACGGACTATATCGGCCCCATCATGACGCTCTGCCTGGGCAAGCGTGGCGAACTGGTGAAGCAGGAATACATTTCCGGCAATCGCGTGGAGATATACTATGACATGCCGCTGGGCGAAATCGTCATCGACTTCTACGACAAGCTGAAAAGCATCTCCAAGGGATACGCCTCTTTCGACTACCATGCCAACGGCTTCCGTCCGTCCAAGCTGGTGAAACTGGATATTCTCCTGAACGGCGAACCGGTGGATGCCCTTTCCACCCTGACGCACTTTGACAACGCATACGAGCTGGGACGCCGCATGTGCGAGAAGCTGAAGGACCTGATTCCGAGACAGCAGTTCGACATCGCCATCCAGGCGGCCATCGGCGCCAAGATTATCTCCCGCGAAACAATCAAGGCTGTACGCAAGGATGTTACGGCCAAGTGCTACGGCGGCGACGTGAGCCGTAAGCGCAAGTTGCTCGAGAAGCAGAAACGGGGCAAGAAGAGAATGAAGCAAATCGGTAATGTGGAAGTGCCGCAGAAAGCATTCCTGGCGGTGCTGAAACTGGATTAG
- a CDS encoding winged helix-turn-helix domain-containing protein, whose translation MLKEKAGEIAGKIWNALNETEGLTAKQIKKATKLVDKDLFLGLGWLLREDKISTQEVEGELFVKLN comes from the coding sequence ATGTTAAAAGAAAAAGCCGGTGAAATCGCAGGAAAAATTTGGAACGCACTGAATGAAACCGAAGGTTTGACCGCAAAACAAATCAAAAAAGCTACAAAATTGGTGGATAAAGATTTGTTCCTGGGTCTTGGATGGTTATTGAGAGAGGACAAAATCTCTACTCAAGAAGTTGAAGGCGAACTGTTTGTGAAGCTGAACTAA
- the nhaA gene encoding Na+/H+ antiporter NhaA: MIILRTVKNISSLNIAASVLLFLAAILAAVVANSSLSPVYQDSLLQELHLRIGNFNLFSHGGHPLKMIEFINDCLMTVFFLAVGLEIKRELLVGELSSVRKAALPFIAACGGMVVPVVIYALSVASGTPETRGMAIPMATDIAFSLGVLSLLGKRVPLSLKIFLTAFAVVDDIGGILVIALFYSADVAYGYLIAAAVLYVFLYYMGKFGVTQKIFFLFFGVIIWYLFLQSGIHSTISGVILAFVIPARPRLDAGKYIERIRDIIGEFPVSKSDNIVLTNAQIATLKQVERASDYVISPLQSLEDNLHGAVSFVILPLFAFANAGVVFSGSGSIVGDVSIAVAAGLLLGKFLGIYLFTWLAVKSGVALMLAGMNWKNIAGVSLLGGIGFTVSLFIANLSFADEYPELLNQAKFGVLVGTVLAGVLGYVVLNWVLPEREK, from the coding sequence ATGATTATCCTACGTACCGTAAAAAACATTTCGTCGCTGAACATAGCAGCGAGCGTGCTTTTGTTTCTGGCGGCTATCCTGGCCGCTGTGGTTGCCAACTCGTCCCTGTCGCCCGTATACCAGGATTCCCTGCTTCAGGAGCTGCATCTGCGCATCGGCAACTTCAATCTGTTTTCGCACGGCGGGCATCCGCTGAAGATGATAGAATTCATTAACGACTGCCTGATGACCGTTTTCTTTCTGGCAGTGGGCCTGGAGATAAAGCGCGAACTGCTGGTGGGGGAACTGTCCTCTGTGCGGAAAGCGGCTTTGCCTTTTATTGCGGCATGCGGGGGGATGGTGGTTCCGGTTGTCATCTATGCGTTGTCGGTTGCCTCCGGCACTCCCGAAACCCGGGGGATGGCTATCCCGATGGCCACGGACATTGCTTTCTCATTGGGAGTGCTCAGTTTGCTGGGCAAGCGTGTGCCGTTGAGCCTGAAAATATTCCTGACGGCATTTGCCGTGGTGGACGACATCGGCGGCATACTGGTCATCGCACTGTTCTATAGCGCTGACGTGGCATACGGATACCTGATTGCGGCGGCTGTCCTGTACGTGTTCCTCTACTATATGGGTAAGTTCGGCGTAACGCAGAAGATATTCTTCCTCTTCTTCGGTGTGATTATCTGGTATCTGTTCCTGCAATCGGGCATCCATAGTACGATTTCGGGCGTGATACTGGCGTTTGTGATACCGGCGCGTCCGCGCTTGGATGCGGGCAAATACATCGAGCGGATTCGCGACATCATCGGGGAGTTCCCGGTTTCCAAGTCGGATAATATCGTGCTGACCAATGCGCAGATTGCCACGTTGAAGCAGGTGGAGCGGGCATCGGATTATGTTATCAGCCCGTTGCAGTCGCTGGAAGACAACCTGCACGGGGCGGTGAGCTTCGTGATACTGCCGCTGTTTGCCTTTGCCAATGCCGGTGTGGTGTTCAGCGGTAGCGGCAGCATCGTGGGAGATGTGAGCATCGCTGTGGCGGCTGGCTTGCTGCTGGGCAAGTTCCTGGGGATATACCTGTTTACGTGGCTGGCGGTGAAGAGCGGCGTAGCGCTGATGCTGGCGGGGATGAACTGGAAGAATATAGCGGGCGTCTCCCTGCTGGGCGGTATCGGGTTTACCGTATCGTTGTTCATTGCCAACCTTTCCTTTGCGGACGAATATCCGGAACTGCTGAACCAGGCGAAATTCGGGGTGCTTGTAGGGACGGTGCTTGCCGGGGTGCTGGGGTATGTGGTGCTGAATTGGGTGCTGCCGGAGAGGGAGAAGTGA